The region ACGCCACCAACTGCCCCTCGACCAATGCCTGAACGGCACGATGAACGACATCACGACGGTCGTCCGCAGCTTTCACATCAATTACAGTCGCGGGCAAGGTTTTGGGGTCCGTTAGGGGGTAGTTTTCAGTTTTCGGTGTTTAGTTTTCAGCAAGACGAAGGCCTCTGTATAGCGTTCCAAACGCTGGCATTCATTAAGTCTTGTCTGTGTCATTTCTCTGGCAGGGTAGCTACGCGTTCCGACACAATAGCCATCCTACGCAACCAAATGTCGGAGACCTCGGGCTTCCTTGTTGCATCACTAGGACTCATTGTTTTCCGAACACGCCCCAAAGGGGCATTCCGGAAATAGCCAGGGGCGGAAGCCCCTGGAAAAGAGGAACCAAAATCAGAAGCCCCAACGGGGCGTCCGAATGAGAACCTCAATCCCATAAATACTTCTCGTCATATTCAATGCCATGTTTCTTCAGGAACGTCCGCAATTCGTCTTGAAACGTTCGCGTTTGGTGATGTTCCCGCTGACCGGCGATGTATCGTTTTACGTCGTTTAATCCGGAATAACTCACCGAAAACGCCGAATATCCCGACTGCCAGGCAAAGTTGCTTCGATTCGGAATCACATCATGAATCCAACGGCACGAGATCGATTTCACGTCGCGAACGGTCTCTGCGAGGTTTCCTTCTCGGCCCATCGAAAACAACAAGTGAACGTGGTCTTCTATTCCTCCACCTAGCAGGAGTTCGTTGCCACGTGCCTTCAAAATTCCTGCGATATATTCGTAAAGCCTTTCAGCCCAACTTTCGTCGATCAGTTGTTGGCGATGACGTGTACTAAAAATCAGGTGAATGTAAACTCGGGCGAACGACTGGGGCATTTTGACGTGTCCTCATTTCGGTCGCCCCGTTGGGGCTTCATTTACTTGTTGGCCTATTCCAGGGGCTTCCGCCCCTGGCTATTTCCGGTTGGCCCCTTTGGGGCCGATGTACGGAATGTTTCGTTGTCGTTTATTGCTCAGGTATTCCATCCGGAGGCCTGATTGCGACCCAGCCAATGATCAACACGGATCGCGGTAGGGGCAAAGCCTGGCACGTGGTTATTTGGTTTGTCGGCAGTTGAATGGACGTGTGTGCAGAAGTTATTATTCTGAAAGAAGTTACTATACGGAATGGGGTGATCTTCTCACAAGTGATTTCCGCTCGTTCTCTCCTTTAACTCCCTGATAACGTGCTGTTTCTTTCCCAAAAGCCGTTGGCTGCCTGGCGATCGCTCGCGACATTTGGATGTCTAGTGGTACTCTGGACATTGCAAGCGGGTTGCCTTCCACCGAGTGGGCCCTCCACCGAACCAGAGGTGATCTGGGGGCGGCGGGGCGTTTCGGAGGGGCTTTTCGAAAAGCCTCGAGCCGTTGCGATCAGTCCCAACAACGAGCTTTTCATTGTCGATATGACCGCTCGGGTTCAGGTGTTCGATCTTGATGGCAACTTTCTACGGGCCTGGCAGATCCCTGAATTTTACAAGGGGCGGCCGTCAGGGCTATCGTTCGATAACGACGGAAACTTGTTGGTGGCCGATACCCACTACAACCGCATGCTGGTTTATACGCCGGATGGAAAACGCCTCGACGAGCAAACGATCGGCGGCGTCGAAGGCTCGGAGCCGGGCGAGTTTGGTTTTGTGACCGAAGCGGTGCAAGACTCTCAGGGCAACTACTACATCAGCGAGTATGGCCAACATGATCGTGTGCAGAAGTTCGATCCTGAGGGGAACTTTCTTTTTCAATGGGGCGGACATGGCAGCGAGCCAGGCCAGTTTATTCGTCCGCAGAATATGGTGATCGACGAAAACGATCACATTTGGATTGCCGATGCGTGTAACCACCGGATCCAAGTTTTCGACGCGACCGGCGATGAAGCAAAGTTGATCAAAATTTGGGGAGAGCAGGGGAGTGAGCCTGGCAAGCTTGGCTATCCCTACGATCTCGTCCTGGACGGCAAAGGGCATCTGTACGTGGTCGAATACAGCAACCACCGCGTGCAGAAGTTCGATTTAGAGGGTAACAGCCTCGGCACATGGGGCAGTTCCGGCCACGACCCTGGGCAACTCAACAGTCCCTGGGCATTGATCCTGGATCCCTACGACCGAGTCCACGTGATCGATTCCGAAAACCACCGCGTGCAACGAATTCGGTTGTAATTAGGAAGCACGAAACGCTTTGACACCGTGCGTGATGCCAATAGCTTTGCCAGCACGGAACTTTGGACGTGGTCTTGATTCCCGCTGAAGCAACTGCCATCCCGGGAGATCGATGAGCGTTTTTCTTATGGCTTCTACCGCTGTTCATCTCGCCAAAGGATGGCTGCGACGATGTGGGCTCCGGTGTAGAAGATCGCGGCGATCGTTAGGAACAGGGTAAAGCCTGCAATCGCGGGCACGATCAGAATGAACCCTCGTTCCCGAAAGAGGAACAGCCCGAGAAGCGTTGCCGAGACGATCGACATAGCAATAACGAATGTTACTTTCGCGGCAGCTCCGATTCCTACGTCGAACCTTGGCACGGGGTATGGTTCCACGAATTTGGCCTCAGGTGGATCAAGCTTGTTGATTTCACCTACGAGGATGCCACGTGATGCGGCGAAGACTTCGACCGCTTTACGATCTTGGGCATTAACCACTTCGTAGATGGGCTCGCCATCTTCGTAGCTTCCGATCAGTTCGTAGGGCATGAGCAGCTCTTCGTCTTCTGGGCATTCAGGCAAGCGGAGAGTTCAAGTCGGTGACGCATGGTGTGACGTTGTTTATAGTTGAATGGAAACCAGAAGCAATCGTAGCATGTCGTTCTACGTTTTTGGCGTGGGACCGCGGAAGGGAATGGATTGAAATGGCGTTGGCCAAAACGCAGATCATCGATGCCGTTGGAATCTGCAAACAGACCGGAAAAGTCGTTCTTTCGTTGATGGACGAAGAAGACTGGGACGAAGATCAGGTTCATCTTGAACTGCTCGAAAAGAAGCTGGCCACTTACCTGCGATTCATCGAAAGTGGGGACATTCGCAAGGCCTATCCGAAGTCGCAGGGACGAGAAATTCGGATAGAAATCCATGGACGCGATCAACCGCCTGGGGATGGCGTGCAGTTTCTGGATCAGCTGGCCGAACGTGTTCGGCAAAAGGGAATCGAAATGCTGATCAACTATCACGGCAATTAAATCTCGATAAAAATGGCCCTGATTGTTCTTTCTGCGTTAAATCGTACTGTGTGCGGTGTAAGCTGAACGCTGGCATATTTCTTCCTTGATGCGAACAGGGCAGGGCAATGGGACGATATCTTCGAGTGAGTTTGCTGTTGGCTTTGATGACGACGTGCGGGGCAGAAGCGGCCGAGTCGCGGTTCGAGGTCAAAGCACCACCGGTCGAGATGAATGCTCCGAAGTTCTACAGCAAGTATGTCGACGCCGGCGGGTACCCTGTCTTGGCGTCGGCAACCGTTGATGACTATGCGTTGAAAGAAGCGGCTTATTTGATTGAGCTGATGCTGGGCGAGCGGCCAGATATCAAACACGCGATGGTGGCCAGCGGTTCGCGAATGTTGATCATTGCCCACAACGAGTACACGACCGACTTACCAGAGTTCGCTCACTTCAAACCGAAGGATTATTGGGACGCTCGCGCTCGAGGCACCGGCGGGTCGAAGACCGATCCATACTGCACGTGCGGCGAAGAGAACCTACTTGGTTATCCAGGCGATCCCTACTCGACCGAATGTATTTTGATTCACGAATTCGCGCATAACATCCACCTGCGCGGAATGACGACGGTTGATCCGACGTTCGATGGTCGTGTGAAAGAGGCCTACGACCAAGCCATGCAAGCTGGGCTGTGGAAAACGAAGTATGCGGCGGTAAATCATCATGAGTATTTCGCCGAAGGGGTACAGTCGTGGTTCAATAACAATCGTGCCCC is a window of Bremerella sp. TYQ1 DNA encoding:
- the tnpA gene encoding IS200/IS605 family transposase, whose protein sequence is MPQSFARVYIHLIFSTRHRQQLIDESWAERLYEYIAGILKARGNELLLGGGIEDHVHLLFSMGREGNLAETVRDVKSISCRWIHDVIPNRSNFAWQSGYSAFSVSYSGLNDVKRYIAGQREHHQTRTFQDELRTFLKKHGIEYDEKYLWD
- a CDS encoding NHL repeat-containing protein codes for the protein MVLWTLQAGCLPPSGPSTEPEVIWGRRGVSEGLFEKPRAVAISPNNELFIVDMTARVQVFDLDGNFLRAWQIPEFYKGRPSGLSFDNDGNLLVADTHYNRMLVYTPDGKRLDEQTIGGVEGSEPGEFGFVTEAVQDSQGNYYISEYGQHDRVQKFDPEGNFLFQWGGHGSEPGQFIRPQNMVIDENDHIWIADACNHRIQVFDATGDEAKLIKIWGEQGSEPGKLGYPYDLVLDGKGHLYVVEYSNHRVQKFDLEGNSLGTWGSSGHDPGQLNSPWALILDPYDRVHVIDSENHRVQRIRL
- a CDS encoding DUF6572 domain-containing protein; translation: MALAKTQIIDAVGICKQTGKVVLSLMDEEDWDEDQVHLELLEKKLATYLRFIESGDIRKAYPKSQGREIRIEIHGRDQPPGDGVQFLDQLAERVRQKGIEMLINYHGN